Within the Streptomyces sp. R41 genome, the region CCTCAACTGGTTCCGCGGCTACTTCTGGCCCACCGTCACGGTGACCACCTCGCTCGAGGACGGCCCCTGGTTCGGAGGCCCGGTGGTCTCCTACGGCGCGGTCACGTCCACCGGCGCCCACGTACCGGTCCCCGACTGCGCCCAGTACTGGAGCGGCGCCCTGGACTGCCGCGCCCAGCTCGACAAGCAGCACATCGTGCGCTTCTACAGCGACATGCACCCCTACTCCCACTACTGGCCCCTCCAGCTCACGGCGACCGCCGTCACCCTCGCCCTCACCGGCCTCGTGGTCCTCGTCGCCTTCCGTGTACTCGAGCGGCACACCGGCACCGTCGCGAAGGGAACCGCCGTATGAGCGCCCTCACCGCGAGAGGCACGGTCGCCGACGAGAACGACGGCGGCGCGTTCGGCGGCCTCCCCTGGACCGTCCTGCGCCTGCACCGCACGGCCCTGCTGCTCTGGGGTGCCGCACTGCTCGCCGCCGTGGGGGTCCTGATCTGGATGCACGCCATCGGTGACGACGCCTCAGCGGGCCTCAGCGCCTGCGCCGAGCCGGCCACCGACAGCTTGCCGAGCTGCTCGGACGTCGGGGCGATCCACACCGACGACACGTACGCGATCGGCATCGGCGTCGTCGGCACCGCCCTGTCGTACCTGATGTTCCCGGTCGCCGCGTGGGCAGGCGCCGCGCTGATCGGGCGGGAGCTGGAGAGCAGGACCGCGGAACTGGCCTGGACCCAGTCCGTCACTCCGGTGCGCTGGCTCACCGCCAAGCTCGCCGTCCCGGCGGCCCTGCTCGCCACCGGCACCAGCCTGATCGTCCTCCTCAACGTCTGGGCCCGCCGGGACGACAACCCGGACCTCGTCGGCGACTGGTACCACCCCGACGTCTTGGTCTCCACCGGCCCGGCCGCCGTCGCCTACGTCCTTGCCGGGCTCACCCTCGGCGCGCTCGCGGGCCTGGTCACCAGGAAGGCCCTGCCCGCGACGGGCGTGGCCTTCGCCGCCACGCTGGTCCTCTACAACGTGCTGGACCGGTACCGGACGAGCCTGTGGCCCGCCGACACGGTCACCGGACGGGCCGCGCTGCACCTCCCCCGCAGCTCCCAGGTGCTCGAACACGGCGCCGTCACCACCACCGGCAAGCACATCGGCAACAACCTGGCCTGCGTCGGCTTCGAGAACGCCACCGACATCAAGGACTGCATGGCCCGCTCCGGCCTGGCCGACTTCTGGGCCACGCGCCACCCGGCATCGCATTTCTGGCCCCTCCAGCTCATGGAGACCGGCGTGCTCCTCGCCGTCGCGGCCCTCGCCACCGCCGCGGCGTTCCGGCTGCTGCGCCGCCGTACCCCTTAGAGCGGCTGTACGGCTGAGCAACGTACGCACCTCACGGGGGTGGGCGCGTACGCGGCTCCCGGGCATGTAGACGTCCGGGAGCCGCCCCCCGCTATCCCGCACGTCATGTCGCCGTAACCATCGATTCAGGTGACCTTGCGACGCTCGACCAATGAAGCCCGCCGTGCCCGAGCCGTCGCCCCCACCGGAGAACGGGACCTCGCCGACGACGGGGAGTGAGCGTACGCCGGTGATGCGGAACGGGAACATCCGCCTCGCTCCGCTGCCTCTCGCCCTCTCCGACGCGCCGGTCTCGCCCCTGGCGCGGAAGAATGGGTCCATGAACCAGCCAAGCGCCCAGGCACCGGTACAGCACCCCCAGCCGTCCGTCGGCTCCATAGCCGCTCACCGCCCGCACACCGTGTCGGCGGCGGTCTCCGATCTCGAGCCCGACCTCGACGCCGACCTCGACGCGTACGAGGACTCGGTGCAGGACGGCATCACCCTGCCCCAGGGCCGCTTCCTGGACCGGGAGCGCAGCTGGCTGGCGTTCAACGAGAGGGTGCTGGAGCTCGCGGAAGACCCGAACACGCCCCTCCTGGAGCGCGCCAACTTCCTGGCGATCTTCGCCAGCAACCTGGACGAGTTCTTCATGGTCCGGGTGGCGGGTCTGAAGCGCCGTATCGCGACCGGCGTGGCCACGAAGTCCGCCTCCGGGCTGCAGCCCCGCGAGGTCCTGGAGATGATCTGGGCCCGTTCGCGCGAGCTCATGGCCCGGCACGCGGCCTGCTACCAGGAGGACGTCGCCCCCGCGCTCGCGGAGGAGGGCATCCACCTGGTCCGCTGGAGCGAGCTGACCGAGAAGGAGCAGGCCCGCCTCTTCACGCTCTTCCGGCACCAGATCTTCCCGGTCCTGACCCCGCTGGCGGTCGACCCCGCGCACCCCTTCCCGTACATCTCCGGCCTGTCCCTGAACCTGGCCGTCGTCGTACGGAACCCGGTCAGCGGCCACCGCCACTTCGCGCGCGTCAAGGTCCCGCCGCTGCTCTCCCGCTTCCTGGAGGCCTCCCCGAACCGCTACGTCCCCATCGAGGACGTCATCGCGGCCCACCTGGAGGAGCTCTTCCCGGGCATGGAGGTGCTGGAGCACCACACCTTCCGCCTCACCCGGAACGAGGACCTGGAGGTCGAGGAGGACGACGCCGAGAACCTGCTCCAGGCGCTGGAGAAGGAGCTCATGCGGCGCCGCTTCGGGCCGCCGGTGCGCCTGGAGGTCGAGGAGTCCATCGACCGGTACGTCCTCGATCTCCTCGTACGGGAGCTGAAGATCTCCGAGGCCGAGGTGTACCCGCTGCCGGGTCCCCTGGACCTCACCGGCCTCTTCGGCATCGGCGCCCTCGACCGGCCCGAGCTGAAGTACCCGAAGTTCATCGCGGGCACCCACCGCGACCTCGCGGAGGTCGAGTCGGCGTCGGCGCCGGACATCTTCGCCGCCCTGCGCGAGCGCGATGTCCTGCTGCACCACCCGTACGACTCCTTCTCCACCTCCGTGCAGGCCTTCCTGGAGCAGGCGGCGCTGGACCCCGACGTCCTGGCCATCAAGCAGACCCTGTACCGGACGTCCGGCGACTCGCCCATAGTCGACGCGCTCATCGACGCCGCCGAGTCCGGCAAGCAGGTCCTCGTCCTCGTCGAGATCAAGGCCCGCTTCGACGAGCAGGCCAACATCAAGTGGGCCCGCAAGCTGGAGGAGGCGGGCTGCCATGTCGTGTACGGCCTGGTCGGCCTGAAGACCCACTGCAAGCTGTCGCTCGTCGTACGGCAGGAGGGCGACACCCTGCGCCGCTACTCCCACGTCGGCACGGGCAACTACCACCCGAAGACCGCCCGGCTGTACGAGGACCTCGGACTGCTCACCGCCGACCCGCAGGTCGGCGCGGACCTCTCCGACCTCTTCAACCGGCTCTCCGGCTACTCGCGCCGCGAGACCTACCGCCGTCTGCTCGTCGCCCCCAAGTCCCTGCGCGACGGGCTGATTTCGCGGATCAACAAGGAAGTCCAGCACCACCTCGCCGGCCGCCCCGCGTTCGTCCGCATCAAGGTCAACTCGATGGTGGACGAGGCGATCATCGACGCGCTGTACCGCGCGTCGCAGGCCGGAGTGCCGGTCGACGTATGGGTGCGCGGCATCTGCGCGGTCCGGCCGGGCGTCACCGGCCTGTCCGAAAACATCCGGGTCCGCTCCGTCCTCGGCCGCTTCCTCGAACACTCCCGGGTCTTCGGCTTCGGCAACGGAGGCGAGCCCGAGGTGTGGATCGGCAGCGCCGACATGATGCACCGCAACCTCGACCGGCGGATCGAGGCCCTGGTCAGAGTCACCGACCCGGCCCACCGGGCAGCCCTCAACCGGCTGTTGGAAACCGGCATGTCCGACACCACCTCCTCCTGGCACCTGGGCCCCGACGGCGAGTGGACGCGGCACGCGACCGACGCGGATGGCCAGCCCCTGCGGAACGTCCAGGAGATGCTTATAGACGCCCGGAGGCGCCGGCGTGGCACAGCAGCACCTTGATCCCCCCACCGACCCCACGGCTGGGCTCGTGTCCGGGGACGCCCTGGCAGACTATCTGCGGGCCCAGGCCACGGAGTTCCTCCGTTCGCTGCGCCAGCACCGGGAGACCGGCGGCGCGTCGAACGGCTCGGAGGAGTCCGTCGACGCGGCGCGGGCGCTGCGCCGCTCGGCCCGCCGCATCAGCGGCAGCCTCCACACCTTCCGGCCCCTGCTCGAACCCGACTGGTCGGA harbors:
- a CDS encoding RNA degradosome polyphosphate kinase, whose protein sequence is MNQPSAQAPVQHPQPSVGSIAAHRPHTVSAAVSDLEPDLDADLDAYEDSVQDGITLPQGRFLDRERSWLAFNERVLELAEDPNTPLLERANFLAIFASNLDEFFMVRVAGLKRRIATGVATKSASGLQPREVLEMIWARSRELMARHAACYQEDVAPALAEEGIHLVRWSELTEKEQARLFTLFRHQIFPVLTPLAVDPAHPFPYISGLSLNLAVVVRNPVSGHRHFARVKVPPLLSRFLEASPNRYVPIEDVIAAHLEELFPGMEVLEHHTFRLTRNEDLEVEEDDAENLLQALEKELMRRRFGPPVRLEVEESIDRYVLDLLVRELKISEAEVYPLPGPLDLTGLFGIGALDRPELKYPKFIAGTHRDLAEVESASAPDIFAALRERDVLLHHPYDSFSTSVQAFLEQAALDPDVLAIKQTLYRTSGDSPIVDALIDAAESGKQVLVLVEIKARFDEQANIKWARKLEEAGCHVVYGLVGLKTHCKLSLVVRQEGDTLRRYSHVGTGNYHPKTARLYEDLGLLTADPQVGADLSDLFNRLSGYSRRETYRRLLVAPKSLRDGLISRINKEVQHHLAGRPAFVRIKVNSMVDEAIIDALYRASQAGVPVDVWVRGICAVRPGVTGLSENIRVRSVLGRFLEHSRVFGFGNGGEPEVWIGSADMMHRNLDRRIEALVRVTDPAHRAALNRLLETGMSDTTSSWHLGPDGEWTRHATDADGQPLRNVQEMLIDARRRRRGTAAP